Part of the Vagococcus jeotgali genome, AAAATGAGCAGACCGAAGATAGTGATTTTGGGTGCAGGTTATGCAGGATTAAAAACTGCAAAAGAGTTATGTAAAAAACATGTTGATGCAGAGATTACCATCGTAAATAAAAATGATTATCATTATGAATCAACACAGTTACACGAAGTAGCAGCAGGTACTGAACCAGCTAGCAAAATTTCATTTAATGTTGTTGATGTACTAGATACAAAAAAAGCAACTTTTATTAAAGACACAGTTGTTAAAATTAATACTGATAAACAAACTGTTGATTTAAAAGATAAAGGCAGTATTTTTTATGACTATTTAGTAGTTGCTTTAGGGTTTGAATCAGAAACATTTGGTATTCCAGGTGTTAATGAAAATTCACTACCTCTAGTCAACATTAAAACAGCAGAGGCAGCTAGAGCGCATTTAGATAAAACTTTAGCTAATTATCAAAAATCTAAAGATGAATTAGACTTATCTATTGTTGTTTGTGGTGCTGGATTTACAAGTATTGAGTATTTAGGAGAAATTACTAACCGTATTCCTAAACTAGCTAAAACAATGAATTTCCCAGCTGATAAAGTTAAGATTACATGTATTGAAGCAATGCCAACATTACTACCGATGTTCCCAGAAAAATTAGGTCAATTTGGTATTGATGTCTTGAAAAAACGTGGTGTAGAATTTAAAGTAGGTACACCAATCAAAGAAATCAAACCAAATACTGTTGTTTATGAAGAAAAAGGTGAGTTAAAAGAAGCTGATGCTCACACTATTATTTGGACAACAGGCGTTAGAGGTAGTCATGTTATTGGTGACTCAGGGTTTGATGAGCGTCGTGGGCGTGTTGTGGTTGAAAAAGATTTACGTGTTGAAGGTTATCCAAACATCTTTATGATTGGAGATGTTAGTGCCGTGATGGATGAAGCGTCAGGTCGTCCTTACCCAACAACTGCACAAATCGCTTTAAAACAAGGTGGATCTGTGGCAGATAACTTAGCTAGATTATTAAATAATCAACCAACTGAACCATTTACTTTTGAATCCCAAGGAACAGTTGCCTCAATTGGTAATAATTGTGGTATTGGTCAAGTCTTTGGTAAACATCAAGTAAAAGGTTATATGGGTTCAGCTATTAAGAAAAGTATCATTAATAAATCATTATTAGATGTAGGTAATACTAAAGTGTTACTTAAAAAAGGTCGTTTTGATTACTACCATTAATGGTAAAAAAACAGGGATTCCGCTTTGGAACCCCTGTTTTTTAGTTATCAGCATATTTTGGACTTTTCTCATGAATATAATACATTAACCCATCATAGATAGCATCAGCTACTTTTTGATGATATTTCTCGCTTTGAGCATAAGAAGCATCTGTATCATTATTAATGTAACCTAGTTCTAGTAAGACACTTGGTTTTTTATTTTCTTTTAAGACTAGGTAATCTTGCTTAGCAAAACCTCGGTTACTTAGTGGCAAGATGCTAGCAAGACTGTCATTGATATCTTGAGCTAATTCTTTGCTGTTACTTTGATTATAAAATGTAGTCGTTCCAGACCCCTCATTTGGCTCACCTGTTGAATCATAATGCATACTGATAAAAGTATCAGCTTGGCTTTCAGAACTTTTTTTGGCAATGTTCAGTAGAGGAACAATCTCATCTTTCTCTCTAGTCATTAGCACATTAAAGCCGTGGCTTTCTAATTCTTTTTTAACAACTTTGGCTGTAGCAAGAGTTAAATCTTTTTCAACGACAGTCCCATCATTTGTTTGTGCTCCTGTATCATTACCACCATGACCAGGATCTAACATAACAGAAAATTCTGACATAGGTATAGCCGGCCTTTTCTCATCCTTAGAAAGTTCTCTAGTTGTGACTTCAAAAGGAGCTAAAAATCCAACAAACCCATCATTAGTGGAAACTTCAACCCAACCGTTATCTTGCTCGGAGATGACATTTAGTTTAGTGGCATAAGGTAAGCTAGTTAAGGTGTCACTTGTAGGCTCTTTTGTTTTTAAAAGATTAGCCTCACTAACAGCGACATATAAGTGGTCTTGCTTTTTAATACTAGGTCTCTTACCTTTTCTAATACTAACATCTTCACTCTTAACCCAACCATACTCCTCACCAGTATAAATTCTGACCCAACCATTTAATTCTAAAGTAACGGTTACTTTTTGTTTCCTTTTTAGTTTTCTTAAAGTCTTGCTCTTAGCATCATTAGTTTGTTTTAGTTCAACTTTTCTATTTGAAATAATAGCAGGCAAGTTAGTATAAGGGCCTGATGTTCCGTCAAATAGCAACCACTGGGCAACCCAACCTTCAACTTTATCAGCTGTTTGTATTTTATACCAGTGATCTTTTTCATCAATAATAGTGACTTTGTCTTCTTGATGAGTTTGAGTAATAACTGGTGAAAAAGGACTGGGTTGTGCTCTAAGATTTGCCGCAATAGTGTCGACATAGACAATCTGTTGCCCTCCTCTCATTAGAAAAAATCCTAAAAAGACCAGAAGAATAATCGCGATATTTATTAAAAATAATTTAAGTAAATTTTTATTTGTTTTCACACGTTTCACTTTAATAACCTCACAACTTATTTGTTCCTGTCATTATAACAAAAAAAGTCTGTATTTAGTAGAGAGTTACCTTGGTAATCACTGTCAATCGAACATAAAAATGTCCCAAAATGAGGGCTCACATTAGCGCAATCTTTACTGCGTAAAACTTGCACTAATGTGACCATTATTGGTAAAATAAGGTACTTTTTGTTTCAGGCTGTTTTTTCAGCCTCATATTCTTCGATAGTACGGTCAATACTTTGAAGATACCTTTTGAAAGACTCAAGTTTCCACGGATGTGACTGTGGTGGAATGTACTTGCGTCTTTCTTTTTTTATATCTGAAGAAACCCCATCAAACTCTTTTGAATAGGTCTCGTGGGTTTTTAATCGTCTAGTAGGATAAATTTTTTCTGCTATATTAACATAAATCTCCCCGTTAAAAGCTTTTATAATTAATGCTTTTGTTTTTCTTGTAAAATATTTGTCGCTACTACCTTCCATTGGAAGATAAAATTTATTTTGATACTTAATATGATGGCCATTATCG contains:
- a CDS encoding NAD(P)/FAD-dependent oxidoreductase — protein: MSRPKIVILGAGYAGLKTAKELCKKHVDAEITIVNKNDYHYESTQLHEVAAGTEPASKISFNVVDVLDTKKATFIKDTVVKINTDKQTVDLKDKGSIFYDYLVVALGFESETFGIPGVNENSLPLVNIKTAEAARAHLDKTLANYQKSKDELDLSIVVCGAGFTSIEYLGEITNRIPKLAKTMNFPADKVKITCIEAMPTLLPMFPEKLGQFGIDVLKKRGVEFKVGTPIKEIKPNTVVYEEKGELKEADAHTIIWTTGVRGSHVIGDSGFDERRGRVVVEKDLRVEGYPNIFMIGDVSAVMDEASGRPYPTTAQIALKQGGSVADNLARLLNNQPTEPFTFESQGTVASIGNNCGIGQVFGKHQVKGYMGSAIKKSIINKSLLDVGNTKVLLKKGRFDYYH
- a CDS encoding N-acetylmuramoyl-L-alanine amidase, coding for MRGGQQIVYVDTIAANLRAQPSPFSPVITQTHQEDKVTIIDEKDHWYKIQTADKVEGWVAQWLLFDGTSGPYTNLPAIISNRKVELKQTNDAKSKTLRKLKRKQKVTVTLELNGWVRIYTGEEYGWVKSEDVSIRKGKRPSIKKQDHLYVAVSEANLLKTKEPTSDTLTSLPYATKLNVISEQDNGWVEVSTNDGFVGFLAPFEVTTRELSKDEKRPAIPMSEFSVMLDPGHGGNDTGAQTNDGTVVEKDLTLATAKVVKKELESHGFNVLMTREKDEIVPLLNIAKKSSESQADTFISMHYDSTGEPNEGSGTTTFYNQSNSKELAQDINDSLASILPLSNRGFAKQDYLVLKENKKPSVLLELGYINNDTDASYAQSEKYHQKVADAIYDGLMYYIHEKSPKYADN